The genomic region ACTTCAAAGGTGAGAGGCCGCTCGCCGGCCGGTCCTGTACCTCCCGCCAGGTTACTAATACAGTGAGCGTGTTCTTAAAATGCAtttgtattgatctcagagagggagggagagggagagagagagcaacatcaatgatgggagagaagcaccgaccggctgcctcctgcacggccccaccctggggatggagcctgcaacccgggcctgtgccctgaccgggaatcgaaccgtgacctcctggttcggaCGATACATtaggtatttttaataaaaggaagtggATGGGTTGGGTCTGATAGGGCCAAGCACCCCTTAGAAGAAAGATTTCATGGTGGTGTCCGATATTTAAGATTGGGTAGTATTGAGGTTTCCAGCTCCTCATGCCTTTAgacttattttcttattctctggATGGCAGTAATTTATGAAAGGCTTTATGGCCAAGGATCGCGAGTTGAATGTCCAAATTTATATTGAAGCTCTGCCACTTCCCCGGTGTAAACAGGGCAGGCTGCTCTTTGAAGGAAGGGCAGTGAGTCCCTCCTCAGAGTTTTGTTTTTGCGGATCAAATGACGTCACATGTTTGTAAACACCTTGGGAGAGGGCCTAAGggggttggcaaactacagcccacggCCAGGTCTGATGGGCCACCTGTTTCCGTCAGTgcagttttattggcacacagccatgcccattcacgCAGGCATTGCCCCTGGctgccttcacacacacacacacacatacatactctctcacacacacacacacacacacacactcactctcacacacacactcacacacacacacacacacacactcacacatacacactcacacacactcacacacacactcacatacacacactcacacacaaatatacacacacacatactctctcacacacacacacacactcacacacacacacactcacacacacacactcacacatacacactcacacacactcacatacacacactcacacacacacacacacactcacatactctctctctcacacacacacacacactcacacacacacactcacacacatacacacacacactcatatacacacacactcacacacacacacacacacacacacactcacacgccaTGGCTATAGAGACAGGACGACCTgcaaagcctaaagtatttactTTCTGGCCCTTCGCAAAGGAAGTTTGCCTGACCCCTGACCACTACATATACTCAACAAATAATCACAGTAATTGTAATTACTCTAATGATATTGATGCTCATTTAAAAAACCTTTACAAATGTagccagccggcctggctcagtggttgagcgtcgacgtatgaaccaggaggtcatggtttgattcccggtctgggcacatgcctgggtttcgggctcgatccccagtagggggcgtgcaggaggcagccgatcagtgattctctctcatcattgatgtttctctctctctctcctcccttcctattaataaaatatttttaaaaatacatgaaagtatactaaaagagaaaatagaaattgCCTAGCCCTCTACCACCCTGAGGCGACGGATGTTAACACTTTAGCATGATTGTTTCCCGTCTTTGGTTCACACACACGTATGAACACGGCTGGAAtcccagggcagggaggctgtTGTGCAGTGTGTGTCAGTCAGGTTCCGTCCGTGGGGCTCAGCCGGGAGGGTTGGGGGAATGAGAGCTTgcagggttgtgtgtgtgtgttgtgttggggggggggtgcgcagCTGGAGGAAGAGGGTGGTGAGGGACAGAGAAGTCACCGGTGCAGGTGACGAGTTAGAGCTTATCAGGAACCCAGAGGCCAGGCACGCCCGCCCCCCGAGGGGCCCCGCTTTGAGGGAGCTCGTGGGGTGACTCCTGCTGGGCCCTGGTGGCGGCTCGGGGACACTGCTGGCCAGCAGGGCTGGAGTTGCGTCCGACAGGGACACGCGTCAGGGAGCACGTGGACAAGCCGGAGACCAGGGCTCCTCTGGTCTGGTGCTGTCGGTCCGTCCGCGGAGACCTTCACGAGTGGGGGTCGCTGCGCCTCTGCCTCCCGCCTCAACTCACAGGCAGCTGGGACCGAATCCAAGGGCCAAGCACCGAGGCCGCTCGGGGAGCAGTCCCGGCTGCCGGGCGGCCCAGTCCGTCGTCACGTGCATTTCACACGAGAAGGTTCATGCCCtgctgaaaactttaaaaaaatcgtCCCGATTCTGCAAACGCTGGCAATTCATAGGAAGTGGCAACAGTAGTACAGAGTGCTCCATGGACCTTCCACCCAGATTCCCCTCGATAACATGTGACATACATGTTAGTACGTTAGTAAGACCAGGAGGCAGACCTGGGTGCAATCGACAGGCGTTATTCAGATTTTGCTGGTTTttgcatgcacgtgtgtgtgtgtgtgtgtgtgtgtgtgcgcgcgcacatgtGCACGTGTGCCGTTTTATGCTATGGAAAACTTTATTTAGATCTTGTTTTAGTGGCTGCACAATATTATACTGACTCTTCCTTTTAAAGCGTAATTTAAATGCATAGTATACACCATCACCCCACCTAAAACTCTGGCCAGAAACAATGAAGGTTTTGGTGTTTAATTCCTGACAAAGACCTAATTccaatgggattagtgtccttggCATAAGACAGAGAAGTGGCCCggccggccgggtggctcagtggtggagcatccacctatgagccaggaggtcacggttcgattcccgggcaggggcacatgtctgggtcgcgggctccatccccagtagggggcgtgcaggaggcagccggtcaatgattctctctcatccttgatgtttctctctctctgcctctcccttcctctctgaaatcaataaaaacgtattttaaaaaagaaagaaaagaaagagaggtaGACACACCCTGCCCTCTGACACGGCCCGGACTCTGGGGATGTGAGTGCAGCCCAGACCTCAGAGTGGGCGCTCGGTGGGGCAGCGGGACATTGTGCTCATCTTCACAAACGCCAAGGCTGTAGACGAATCCAAACCACGGCTGCGCGGGGTCTCTGCTGGCCGATGACATGGGAGACAGTGAAGTGAACTTAAATGAAACAGAGAGAAGCCAGCGCACACGGCCGGCACACAGCGAGTGCTCAGAGGGGCCCCCGATCACCAAGAGGCAGCCTCTGAGATACGGGTCACACAACGCGCCGGCACCCGACTGAGAACAAAGGGCATCTAGTTGGTCCACGAACCTGCGGGAGCTCTcagcctcatttttttaaaagagagagtggaagggagagcgggagagggagagaaacatcagggaGAGAGAATCAGACATCCATctgcggcctcctgcacgccccccactggggatggagcccgaaactcaggcacgtgtcctgaccgggaatcgaaccggtgacctcttggctcatgggtagatgctcaaccactgagccacacgggctgggctcaCTTATTTTAAACCAAGAAAGTGCACGTCAGAGCCACGGCGAGCTTGCACGCTGCGAGCTGCGGGTTGGCGGCCGGTTCAGGGAGCGGGGGAGACGCGGAGCCGCCCGGCTGGGAGCCGCCGGTGCCTCCCAAAGTCGATGCTGAATGAGCCGCGGGAGCCCATGCCCCAGGCCCAGCGGTGGTGAATGAGCTAgacgggcccccccccccccgatgagCCGGAAGGTGGGGGTCTGAGCGATGGAGGGGCCGCCCCTGGCGGGAGGAGGGCCGGCGGGCCCGCGGACACCTgtgcctctccccccgccccaggccggtGGAAGACCCCGTTCGGCCGCTCCAAAGGCCCCCCCTACGACTTCCACGTGGACGAGAACACGGTGGTCAAGGTGCCGATGATGTTCCAAGACCGGAACCACTGGTACCTGCACGACAGGCACGTGCCCTGCTCGGTGCTCCGGATGGACTACCTGGGCGGCGCCCAGGCCCTCTTCATCCTGCCCGACAGCGGGAAGATGGCGCAGGTGGAGGAGGTGCTGACGCCGGAGATGCTCCGCAGGTGGAGCGGCTTGCTGCAGAAGAGGTACCGcgccgggcgggggcgcggggtgGGGTCCTCGCTCTCCCTGCGGCCCTGCCCCGCGccagcctggaggaggcggcgCCAGCCCTCGGAGGGCCCGGCCCTGTGCCACGGAGGGCCACCTCCGTCAGGAGGGCTGACCGGCCCCTCGGGGGTCAGGAAACCCCAGCCCCCCCTCAGCAGCAGGGAGGCGGGTCCCGTCGCCCGGGGCTGAGTGTAAGGAAGGACCTCCGGGCGGCGTGTGGGATGGAGACCCCCCCCTCCTGTGGCCGGGCATGCGGTCCATGGCATCATCGGGTCCCCACGAAGTGAGGCCCCGGGCCCGACAGAGCCCAGGCGAGGCCGCCCGGAGGGGTCCCCCTTCTCCCTGGGCGCCTGGCTCGCCCACAGAAAGCGACCTCTGTCGGAGAGGAGCCcccgggggtggagggaggtccCCCAGACGACAGTCcccctgggcaaggagcctggcGGGGCCGCCGGGAGCGCTGGGGTGACGGGCGGGCGGCGTGCGCACGCGGAGCTGTGTGACCCTCCGGGGAGGCCCGGCTGGGCGCCGTCCTGGGCGTTCACCGGTGCCTCTTTCAGGGCCTATCACCGGAAGCTCTGGCTGTATCTCCCCAAGTTCTCCGTCTCGGGCTCCTACAACTTAGACGAGCTGCTGCCGCAGCTGGGCATCCAGGACCTGTTTACGCGGCAGGCCAACCTGTCGGGCATCACGGCACAGGAGAACCTGCTGGTGTCCAAGGTGAGTGGCCCGCGgctcagcgccccccccccccaccccgcaccgcCGCGTGTGACCTCAGAGCCGCGTCTGACAATCACCGGGCCTGGGCGCCCAGGAGCCAGCCACCACgtgctgaggggctggggagaggcccgcccgccccggcctcAGTCGTCACAGCAACAGACAGCGGCCAATGCACCGCCAGGAGCAGGAGGGTGCGAGGAGGCGGGCTGGGAGGCGGGCGCACACGTGGGTGCGCGTGTCAGAGctctctcagagggaaggcctgcGACGTCAGCACGTAGGACACAAGCGcgctggagggcagagccttgGACTTGAGGGTCTGAGTCCCGGTGCCGCCTCTCAGGCCCTCACCGGATCGCCTGGTCTCTGCGTGTCTTCCTCGCAGGGAGGCTTAGGAGATTAGAAAGAGccccggccggtttggctcagtggatagagcgtcagcctttggactgaaaggtcccgggttcgatttcggtcaagggcgtgtacctggtcagggctcatgtgggaggcaaccaatcaatgtgtctctctcacatcgatgtctctctctctgtctctccccctcgctTCCActccctctgagaatcattgggaaaataacctcgggtgaggattaaacaaacaaacaaaaaaaaaagaagaaaaagattagcGAGTGCTGGGAACAGGCAGTGCTCAGTGAAGGACACTCACTATTGTATTTCTAAGAGGCCGTCAGCCAAACACCTGCCCCTAGAAATTCCCGCTGGAGACCCCGAGGGGCTGTGGTTTGCTCTCGGGGATCTCTGGCCCCTCAGCCCTCGGCCCCGCTCAGTCCTCCGCTGTGACTCCCCCCAGAGTGTCCACAAGGCCGTTCTGGACGTGGACGAGGCCGGCACCGAGGCCGCGGCGGCCACCAGCATCTCCATCACCTTCTTCTCCGCCGTGCACAACCCCCGCATCCTCAGGTTCAACCGGCCCTTCCTGGTGGCGATCCTCTCGCCCGACACCCAGAGCATCCTCTTCCTGGGCAAGATCGTCAACCCCACCGAGCCCTAGCCCCCGCCGGGAGCTGCTGTccgcggggggcgtggccggggtgCAGAGAAGCCAGGGGTCCGGGCAGAAGCTGCTGGAGACGGGAAGGGAGTGGGGGTACCAGACGGGTGTGGACCGGACACGCGGCCCCGCGCGGCTGTGCAGCCCCGGCAGCCCCCGGAAGGCGGgggcccccctcgccccccggcATTGTCCCTAGGGTAGCTGTGTGAATTAAACAGACGGATGGCGAGGAGCCTGGTCCAGCGCCTTGTACACAGCAAACGCTTAATAAATGCGCACCTTTCCCGTCCCTCTGGGTCGGCCCCGCACGCCCTGGCGTACCTGGTCCCAGACACAGGGCCGAGGCGCTCCAGGTGCCAGGGGGTTGGTgcgatgtgggggggggggtttggggggaaggagagggtgcGGGGGGTGCCTTGTTCCGGaatgggggacgggggggggcaCTCCACAGGCCTTGGCAGGGAGAACACCAACCAAGTAGTTGCCACAGCAACCTGGTTAGgaaggccccgcccctgccgtgGCCCTGAGGGGCCAGCCTTCCTCCCCGAGGCGAGGCGAGGCGAGGCGCTGGTGGTCGGGGTGCTCTGCCGAGAGGAGGAGCCGGGGTTCAGGTTGGGGCTGCTCTCacggccctgctctgccctgacGGGCTCTGGGGCCTCGGGCCAATCCCTCCCCTcggaggcctcagtttccccagcagcGCCATCTGAGCTGGCCCGGGCGGTGCAGCTCGGACTGTCTCTGAGGATGTGGGCGAACTCGCTGGGGAGGGGCCCCCCGGAGTCTGGGAGAAGCCTGGACCCTCCCAcgggaggaggcagccgaccgcCCCGTGTCTGTCCCAAACCCCAGGAATCCCCGCACACCAGCCGCTCTGGGCGGGCCGCCGGGTTTCTCAGGCGGCAGAGACGGGAGGTCTCAGGCACCCCCAGGGTTTCACGTGACTCGGGGGCCTGACTCCGAGCATGTTGGAGGCACGGTGTTCCAGCGGCTGCGTGGCGGCCTGTCCGGACGGAGCCGGGCCACGTGTGGAGAGCGGCGGGCGGTGGGGCCGGAGCCGCAGCGGAGACGGCGCTGGGGAGGGAGCGGCCGAGGACTGGGCGGGGGGCTGCCCTCCCGCCTCTGCCGTCTGCATTTCTCCGGGGCCCGTTCATGCCTCCTCTCTTCCAGGAAACTCACCTGCATCACACACTCCTGGATCCCATTAGACGGAGCATCTCGAAGACAGGGCCCTGTCACCCCACTACCTGGGCCCTGTCACCCCACTACCTGGGCCCTGTCACCCCACTACCTGGGCCCTGCGCACCCCACTACCTGGGCCCTGTCACCCCACTACCTGGGCCCTGTCACCCCACTACCTGGGCCCTGTCACCCCACTACCTGGGCCCTGCGCACCCCACTACCTGGGCCCTGTCACCCCACTACCTGGGCCCTGTCACCCCACTACCTGGGCCCTGTCACCCCACTACCTGGGCCCTGTCACCCCACTTCCTGGGCCCTGTCACCCCACTACCTGGGCCCTGTCACCCCACTACCTGGGCCCTGTCACCCCATTACCTGGGCCCTGTCACCCCACTACCTGGGCCCTGTCACCCCACTACCTGGGCCCTGTCACCCCACTTCCTGGGCCTAGGGCGGATCGCAGGATCTGACACGTGGCTGAGGCCCAGCGATACCTGGCGAATGGATGGGGGGCGGGTGGACACGGACTGAGCGAGCGGAAAGGCTGTGTGAGCGAGGCCCCAGCTGTTTGCTCGGCTCCCCCCGCCAGCTCCCGGGATCGATGGGTAAACACTGAGTCGGCTCCTCCCATTCCAGACGCCCTTTGGACATCAGGAAAGTAAATACATGGGAGGCTCCGGGCGGGACACCTTGTCCCCGTGAGCGGCCCTCCCTCGGGGTCGCACGGGTGGGGCCTTCGTGACGCCGCCCGGGAGGCCGCTTCTGGGGACCCGGGCTCCGTGCTCGCAGGCCGGGGTGTCCGTGAGTCAGAGGTCTCTGCCAGCGGGAGACAGTCTGTCTGTCCTCGGAAGGGAGGCCGAGGGAGGCAGGAGCTCTGTGAGCACCGGGGGTGTAGCCTGGACCCCCGCTGCCGGCGGAGTGGGGAGACGATGGCCctcatggggggcggggagaggggcacCATGGCTTCCCTCGGTCATTCGCCCTCGTCCCACACATACTTCCTTGTCGGGCTGCCGTTAACCAGGAAGCTGGAGGGCCTCCCGGTGGGGGGAAGCTCTTGACATGggttgagcctcaacccaggAACCTGGTTGAAGAGGCTActggtctgattcccggtcagggcacaggcccgggctgtgggctcggtccccagtagggggcgtgcaggaggcagccgatccatgattctcctcattgatgtttctctctccccctctcccttcctctctgaaatcaatatatatggaaataaaatgaaataaaataaaaacaaggcttGAGCCAGCAACAGCATCTTGGAAGTGTTCTTGGAAGtgtggggccaggcaggtggcAGAGCGGTGGAGGCTCAGCCGCCTGCTCTGCGCGGGCCCGGCCCTCACCCGGCCGCCTGGACACGGCCACTCCGTCCCTCATCACAGCTCGGAGAAGTCCCTCGTGCTTCGGAGCCTCGTTCGTTACGGGTGCGGTCAGGGGGCTGGTAAAGGGCCCCTCCCCTCAGTCCCGGTGAGACTCTGAATCCCTCGCGTTCCCGCCGGAATCTGGCCCGTGGCCCGTGGCGGCGTGAACCCACGGCTGCGGCGAAGCGAACCGGAGGCTGCCGGCCTGGAGTGGCTCTGGGGGTCGAGTGTAAGCTGTTTATCCGACGTCATCAGTAGACCCACAAACGGGTGCTGGCGAGGAGGGGGCGCAAAGGGAGCCTCGAGCACTGCGGGcggcgcggggtgggggggggacggtGCCGACGGGCATGGCCACGTGGACAGCAGCATGGAGTTTGCTCCGCACACTGAGAACGGAACCGCCCtctgacccagtgaccccacttctgggTACGGATCTGAAGAAGCCAAAGCAATCACTGGAGGAACATGCGGCGGCGCCTCTGTGCACGCAGCGGCATCCACAGGAGCCACGCCCCGGCAGCAGCCCAGGTTCCATCCGTGGACACGTGGCtgaaagctgtgggacatttacacaatggaaagcCACTCGGCCGTAGAAAGAGTGAAGTCTTCCCGTTTGAGACATCATAGATGGGCCTGGAGGGCAAGGCCGTCAGTCGGGAAAAGACAAacatcatatgatctcatttacacGTGGAAACGTGGAATCAAGGACAATCCCAACAGAAACGGACTCCtagccacagagaacagggcaGTGGCCGCCGGCAGAGGGGGCGAGGGGACGGGGTGGGCAGGCGAAGGGACTGAGTCGTGCGGAGGGCAGTCACAGAGCGGCCTGGGGAGGGTCACGCCGTCGGAATAACTGTACGGAGCCAGCCGGGGGCTGGGCGAACCGGGGAGCTGCCCGCCCGAACCGAACACGAAATCTTAAAAAAGGAGACCAGACTCAGTAAGGACCTTTGACCCGTCCCCCATTTCCTGCCGAGATTCAGGCCGAGACACCTGCTTCCGGAAGGAGCGGTGGGGGTGTCCGCTGCGCCGAGGGCGTGTGTGAGCAGGAGGGCTTCAGGCTGGCCTCGGCCAAACACCCGCCTGCCCCCGTTACTTCTGTCCCCTCGCAGGGCGTTCCCGCCCGTGTCCGCTCCTCCTCACGCCCTGTACGTCCCCACTCCCGCtccggcctccctgcctcctttgtcCAAAGCGTCACGCGTTGCCTCACGGTATGCACTTCCCATGTGTATAGGATGCCCATGCGCATACATCAAAGCATGACTCTCTCCTGTTCGTCTGCTTTTGTTGATTTGATTATTAGTCCAGAGGGCAGGACGGAGacggtgggcgggggtgggggtaagggtatgTGTCTGTAGCCCCCACCACAGCAAAGTGGCCGCCGGAGCCAGGAACCAGCCCGGGGGGGCGGCTGCCCGGAGTGCCCCTCCCCGTGCCTGTCCAGCCTCTTCTCCCCAGAGCTGAAGCCACCACCTGCAATGCCCCCGCCAGGTAAGACCAAGGCGACAGGAAGGCCGTAACCAGGCCAGGCCTCCGTGCGGGCCCACACCTGGCCTTGG from Eptesicus fuscus isolate TK198812 chromosome 5, DD_ASM_mEF_20220401, whole genome shotgun sequence harbors:
- the LOC103302509 gene encoding kallistatin isoform X2, whose translation is MQRAPRLLLVLLGLLALSGGGRGQADGPPGDPGTEEDSPSLRIAPSNAAFAFNFYHLVASLHPGSNIFFSPLSISAAYAMLALGARADTRAQILQGLAFNLTNTSAPDIHRGFRHLLLTLNLPRDQLETRVGSALFLRQDLPLRPRFLNDTAAFYGARPLPADFLDPEGAAQLINSHVREETRGKIDSVVGGLSADTAMVLVNYIYFKGRWKTPFGRSKGPPYDFHVDENTVVKVPMMFQDRNHWYLHDRHVPCSVLRMDYLGGAQALFILPDSGKMAQVEEVLTPEMLRRWSGLLQKRAYHRKLWLYLPKFSVSGSYNLDELLPQLGIQDLFTRQANLSGITAQENLLVSKSVHKAVLDVDEAGTEAAAATSISITFFSAVHNPRILRFNRPFLVAILSPDTQSILFLGKIVNPTEP